The following proteins come from a genomic window of Trifolium pratense cultivar HEN17-A07 linkage group LG4, ARS_RC_1.1, whole genome shotgun sequence:
- the LOC123919641 gene encoding protein ENHANCED DISEASE RESISTANCE 2-like, with protein sequence MDAIASELSELNKSGSRGSERSSSEDKDRGYFGGWVYHLGVNSLGREYCHLRFLFIRGKYVCMYKRDPHDNPAIKPIRKGIVGPTLMVEELGRRKVNDGDLYVLRFYNRLDEARKGEIACATAGEAREWIEAFDHAKQQAEYELLKGGSARDKLNMEAEINLEGHRPRVRRYAHGLKKLIRIGQGPETLLRQSSKLAGRRDGFEGDSGDTVEAHQWKCVLTVAGIRIFEDVSDHKNGKGVLAKSVGVIDATADTVFEVLFNTERQKRYEWDMLVCDLELVESYDGHYDVVYGTYDPKYLSRWHPKQDFVLSRQWFRGQDGAYTILQFPAIHKKKPQRSGYQRAKINPSSWEIRNLNSPMVSNNPRCLVTHTLEIHSTSWNQWKNKRCSKFERSIPYALLCQVASLKEYIAANPALHQENATTIVHSKIPDTSISGSEYEDEVQDEFYDAIAAESSSSDEESDDDEKHDLKESRVKLKNVSWAITALALKRSAAPDLSGELDPRVTPITIHPSDIHGSLRKGVDDNDTNCWSSPSGKGFMIRGKNYLKDNSKVVGGDPLLKLIAVDWFTVNKSVDRIALHPKCLVQSEVGKKLPFILVINLQVPAKPNYSLVLYYAADRPINKNSLLAKFVDGSDVFRDSTFKLIPSIVEGYWMVKRAVGTKACLLGKAVTCKYFRQDNFLEIDVDIGSSSVARGVIGLVLGYVTSLVVDLAILIEAKEEAELPEYILGTVRLNRLKLESAIPLEA encoded by the exons ATGGACGCAATAGCATCGGAGTTATCGGAGTTGAACAAATCAGGTAGCAGAGGATCGGAGCGAAGTAGTAGCGAAGATAAAGATAGAGGTTATTTTGGTGGTTGGGTTTATCATTTGGGAGTGAATTCCCTTGGTCGTGAGTATTGTCATCTTCGATTCCTTTTCATTAGGGGAAAGTATGTTTGCATGTACAAACGCGATCCTCATGATAATCCTGCCATT AAACCGATTCGGAAGGGAATTGTAGGCCCGACACTAATGGTGGAGGAGCTAGGTCGCCGAAAGGTCAATGATGGG GATCTTTATGTTTTACGGTTTTACAATCGGTTAGATGAGGCCAGAAAGGGAGAA ATTGCTTGTGCTACAGCTGGGGAGGCCCGGGAATGGATAGAAGCATTTGATCATGCCAAGCAACAG GCTGAGTATGAATTGTTAAAAGGTGGTAGCGCCAGAGACAAACTAAACATGGAGGCCGA GATCAATCTTGAAGGACATCGACCTAGAGTGAGGCGGTATGCCCATGGATTAAAGAAGCTAATAAGAATTGGCCAAg GCCCAGAAACACTGTTACGGCAATCGTCAAAGTTGGCTGGTAGGCGAGATGGGTTTGAAGGGGATAGTGGAGACACAGTTGAAGCACATCAATGGAAATGTGTTCTTACTGTGGCTG GAATTAGAATTTTTGAGGATGTTTCTGATCACAAG AATGGTAAGGGCGTCCTTGCAAAGTCTGTCGGTGTTATTGATGCAACTGCAGATACTGTTTTTGAAGTGCTTTTCAACACTGAACGACAGAAAAGATATGA GTGGGATATGTTAGTTTGTGACTTAGAGCTTGTAGAATCTTATGATGGACACTATGATGTTGTTTACGGGACATATGATCCTAAGTATCTATCCCG GTGGCATCCAAAGCAGGATTTTGTCTTGTCTAGGCAATGGTTTCGTGGACAAGATGGAGCATACA CAATCTTGCAATTTCCAGCTATACATAAGAAAAAGCCTCAAAGATCTGGTTATCAACGTGCAAAAATTAATC CATCTTCGTGGGAGATCAGAAATTTGAACTCGCCTATGGTATCAAATAACCCAAGATGTCTAGTGACCCACACTTTGGAGATACATTCTACATCCTGGAATCAATGGAAGAACAAACGGTGCTCAAAGTTTGAAAGGAGCATTCCTTATGCGTTACTGTGCCAAGTGGCAA GTCTAAAGGAATACATTGCAGCCAATCCAGCACTCCACCAAGAAAATGCCACCACAATAGTTCACTCCAAAATACCTGATACTTCCATTTCCGGTTCTGAATATGAGGATGAAGTACAAGATGAGTTTTATGATGCAATCGCCGCCGAATCATCGTCATCAGATGAAGAAAGTGACGACGATGAGAAGCACGATCTAAAG GAGTCAAGAGTCAAACTAAAGAATGTTTCATGGGCAATCACAGCATTAGCTTTGAAGCGGAGTGCAG CTCCTGATCTAAGCGGAGAATTGGATCCTCGTGTCACTCCTATTACAATCCATCCAAGTGACATACATGGTTCTTTGCGCAAAGGAGTGGATGACAATGACACAAACTGTTGGAGTTCCCCTAGTGGAAAAGGATTTATGATTAGAGGAAAGAACTATCTTAAAGATAATTCTAAG GTAGTTGGAGGAGATCCTCTTCTCAAGCTCATAGCAGTAGATTGGTTTACAGTCAATAAATCTGTAGATAGAATTGCTCTGCATCCTAAGTGTTTGGTTCAG TCAGAAGTCGGCAAAAAGCTTCCATTTATCCTTGTCATCAATCTCCAG GTTCCTGCTAAACCAAACTACAGTCTGGTCCTATATTATGCAGCTGACAGACCGATAAATAAAAACTCTTTGTTGGCTAAGTTCGTTGATGGAAGTGATGTGTTTCGTGACTCAACATTCAAACTTATTCCAAGTATAGTTGAG GGATATTGGATGGTCAAGAGGGCTGTTGGAACCAAAGCCTGCCTGTTAGGGAAAGCTGTGACTTGTAAATACTTCAGACAAGATAATTTTTTGGAG ATTGACGTGGACATTGGATCATCCTCTGTAGCTAGGGGTGTCATTGGCCTTGTTCTAGGATATGTTACAAGTCTAGTTGTTGACCTTGCCATTTTGATAGAG GCAAAAGAAGAGGCAGAGCTGCCAGAATACATTCTTGGAACTGTCCGATTAAACCGTTTGAAACTTGAATCTGCCATACCATTGGAGGCTTAA